A single window of Actinomycetota bacterium DNA harbors:
- a CDS encoding site-2 protease family protein: protein MFSLPSFKIGRILGFDIEINLTWLVIFAIILYQFTGIYLEETSFGISLALGFITAFIFFFSLILHEVAHSFVARANNLPIKKITLFIFGGVAEMGSEPAAPGVELKMAVAGPLTSLLISALFYLALNAARRFGLAGPFETLLYYIFYLNMALAIFNLLPGFPLDGGRIVRAVLWHFLDDIKQATKAAAILCQVLAYFLIFLGVASIFAGIIAGIWPIMIGWFLSQAAQGSYQNVVLQKALSGVKVSELMTPNVVTASAEVNLAELVEEYFMRYRFGRFPVVDDGRLLGVVTLHDVKEVPKESWPSVRAGDIAHMAGATTISMESDAVHALMQMASGELGHLLVVDADGRLVGLVTRTDIIRLIKIKSELGS from the coding sequence ATGTTCTCTCTTCCGTCGTTTAAGATCGGGCGCATCTTAGGTTTCGACATCGAGATCAATCTGACCTGGCTGGTAATCTTTGCCATCATCCTCTATCAATTCACCGGCATCTATCTGGAGGAGACCTCCTTTGGGATCAGTCTGGCCCTCGGCTTCATAACCGCCTTCATCTTCTTCTTCTCGCTCATACTCCATGAGGTAGCCCACTCCTTTGTAGCCAGGGCGAACAATCTTCCCATCAAGAAGATCACGCTCTTCATCTTCGGCGGGGTGGCTGAAATGGGAAGCGAGCCCGCGGCTCCAGGCGTGGAACTTAAGATGGCCGTGGCCGGTCCCTTGACCAGTCTTCTGATATCGGCCCTCTTCTACCTCGCCTTAAATGCGGCCCGAAGATTCGGCCTGGCCGGTCCTTTCGAAACTCTCCTCTATTACATCTTCTATCTCAACATGGCACTGGCCATCTTCAACCTGTTGCCCGGCTTTCCTCTGGATGGGGGGCGGATAGTTCGGGCCGTTCTCTGGCACTTCTTGGACGACATAAAACAGGCCACCAAGGCCGCAGCCATCCTCTGTCAAGTTCTCGCCTATTTTCTGATATTCTTGGGAGTGGCATCGATCTTTGCCGGAATCATCGCCGGGATCTGGCCCATTATGATCGGCTGGTTCTTGAGCCAAGCCGCCCAGGGCAGTTACCAGAACGTTGTCCTACAGAAGGCTCTTTCCGGAGTCAAGGTATCGGAGCTAATGACGCCAAATGTGGTCACCGCTTCGGCTGAGGTTAACTTGGCCGAGTTGGTCGAGGAGTATTTCATGCGGTATCGCTTCGGCCGCTTTCCCGTGGTGGATGATGGAAGATTATTGGGCGTGGTAACCCTGCACGACGTCAAAGAGGTGCCCAAAGAGAGTTGGCCGAGCGTTCGGGCGGGCGATATAGCTCACATGGCCGGGGCCACCACGATCAGCATGGAGAGCGACGCCGTCCATGCCTTAATGCAGATGGCCTCAGGTGAGCTCGGCCACCTTCTGGTCGTAGATGCGGATGGAAGGCTGGTGGGCCTGGTGACCAGGACGGATATCATCCGCCTGATCAAGATAAAGAGCGAGCTTGGTTCCTAG
- a CDS encoding redox-sensing transcriptional repressor Rex, protein MKKRIPEGAIERLAQYLDCLMELKKNGHSTVSSKDIGEITDINPAEIRRDLALFGSFGKRGVGYDTDDLIEKIKKIMGSDEQHKIAVIGAGNLGSAIVSYGKFKMHGFLVVAVFDNDPAKIGNKIGGLIVSDLRELKDQVIDKNITVGVIATPPAAAQAIADLLVEAGIKIILNYAPVTVTAPKTVRVHNTSPLKELLYTLYYLSGSGKRKRSKS, encoded by the coding sequence TTGAAGAAGAGGATACCAGAGGGCGCCATAGAGAGACTTGCCCAATACTTGGATTGCTTGATGGAGCTCAAGAAGAATGGGCATAGCACCGTATCATCCAAGGATATCGGGGAGATAACCGACATCAACCCGGCTGAGATCAGGCGCGATCTGGCTCTCTTTGGCTCCTTCGGCAAGCGGGGCGTCGGCTATGATACCGACGATCTGATAGAGAAGATAAAGAAGATAATGGGCTCGGACGAGCAGCACAAGATAGCCGTCATCGGGGCCGGAAATCTGGGCTCGGCCATAGTAAGTTACGGCAAGTTCAAGATGCATGGTTTTTTGGTGGTAGCCGTCTTCGATAACGATCCCGCCAAGATCGGCAATAAGATAGGCGGGCTCATCGTCAGCGATTTACGGGAGCTGAAGGACCAGGTCATCGATAAGAATATTACCGTTGGCGTGATCGCAACCCCGCCCGCGGCCGCCCAGGCTATCGCCGACCTATTGGTCGAGGCTGGTATCAAAATAATCTTAAACTATGCCCCGGTAACCGTAACCGCCCCCAAGACGGTCAGAGTCCACAACACCAGTCCCTTAAAGGAACTCCTCTATACCCTCTATTACCTTTCAGGCAGCGGCAAAAGGAAGCGCTCTAAATCGTAG
- the fdnG gene encoding formate dehydrogenase-N subunit alpha, translating into MRLTRRSFLKLTGSSVATATLVEFGFDMAAAAAEAEQLRTTGANMAHTICPYCSCGCGAIVYSDEKGHPLAIIGDPDHPTNQGSLCPKGASMFQVAADTAGKRNRGVLYRKPGGRDWEERTWDEAIKTIAKKIKETRDKHFIEKDADGNLVNRLEKMAALGGAAVNNEECYLWVKAMRVLGLVYIDHQARIUHSSTVAGLSPTFGRGCMTNHWIDLKNSDSVMIMGGNAAENHPMSFKWVTKAMEERGAKLIVVDPRFTRSAAKADIYAPIRPGSDIAFILGMINYALENGKYHEEYVKHYTNASCIIKPDFKLPGDLDGLFSGFDASKKVYDEASWGYLTEELYDEKAPEGKVNAPKRDMSLSDPSCVFQLLKKHAARYSPEMVEKVCGTPKEKFLEVCAAFTETADPKKAGTILYAMGWTQHTVGTENIRAFAMLQLLLGNIGRPGGGVNALRGEPNVQGSTDHALLFDILPAYLAVPKAGDTFRAYADTFTVDRAVKNVIPGSISWWRNGEKYIVSLLKEWWGDAASPESDFCFDWLPKIGKGFMGGGYSHIAMFEAMYAGEIKGLLCMGQNPAVSGPNSNIERAALDKLDFMVDINLFETETNSFWKRPGANPKEIQTEVWRLPAADSVEKAGSISNSGRWIQWREKCAEPLGDCKSDLEIVDLIVKEVKKLYAEEGGKAAEIITGLNWDYSSPQGEVDVVEVAKACNGYTWPDRTKLVKNFTALAADGTTACGNWLFSGTFAPDGKNLMARRTPEAEGIGNNLEWAFAWPVNRRIVYNRASCDLDGRPWNPDLPEVWWDGSAIDKETGKPGLWVGNDIPDFAKTKAPSALGGDLPAIMMNEGLFKLFASRKEGPFPEHYEPLESPVQNGMSKQQINPVIKLWHEVNKDNKVGTASDYPIIATTYRLTEHWQSGIMTRNQPWLNDLVPGMFVEISKELAEEKGIRSGDTVEVVSARGSVQASAMITGRIKPYTIDGKLIHLVGLPWCFGYSGLSTGGPKRIDYGANQLTSHVGDANTMIPEYKAFLVDVRKVS; encoded by the coding sequence GTGAGGTTGACACGAAGAAGCTTTCTAAAACTTACTGGTTCATCGGTGGCTACAGCCACTCTGGTGGAGTTCGGCTTCGATATGGCGGCTGCCGCCGCCGAAGCCGAACAGCTCAGAACGACTGGGGCCAATATGGCCCATACCATTTGTCCTTATTGCTCCTGTGGTTGCGGGGCCATCGTCTACTCCGATGAGAAGGGGCATCCGCTTGCCATAATCGGCGATCCCGATCATCCGACCAACCAAGGCAGCCTCTGCCCCAAAGGAGCCTCGATGTTTCAGGTAGCCGCCGATACCGCCGGCAAGAGAAACAGAGGTGTGCTCTATCGCAAGCCGGGCGGCCGCGACTGGGAGGAGAGGACTTGGGATGAGGCGATCAAGACCATAGCGAAGAAGATCAAAGAGACTAGAGACAAGCACTTCATCGAGAAAGATGCTGACGGGAATCTGGTCAATCGTCTTGAGAAGATGGCCGCCCTGGGCGGCGCCGCCGTGAACAACGAGGAATGCTATCTCTGGGTCAAGGCGATGAGAGTGCTTGGCCTGGTATATATCGATCACCAGGCTCGTATATGACACTCCTCTACGGTGGCAGGTTTGTCACCGACGTTTGGCAGGGGTTGCATGACCAACCATTGGATAGATCTCAAGAACAGCGATTCGGTCATGATTATGGGCGGGAACGCGGCTGAGAATCACCCGATGTCTTTCAAGTGGGTCACCAAGGCGATGGAAGAAAGAGGGGCGAAACTCATAGTGGTCGACCCCAGGTTCACCCGGTCCGCGGCCAAAGCGGACATATACGCGCCCATTCGCCCGGGCAGCGACATAGCCTTCATCTTGGGCATGATCAATTATGCCCTCGAGAACGGCAAATATCACGAAGAGTACGTGAAACACTATACCAACGCTAGCTGCATAATCAAACCCGATTTCAAGTTGCCCGGTGATTTGGACGGCCTCTTCAGCGGCTTTGATGCGTCAAAAAAGGTCTACGACGAAGCGTCTTGGGGATATCTGACCGAAGAGCTCTACGATGAGAAGGCGCCCGAAGGCAAGGTCAACGCGCCAAAAAGGGATATGAGCCTGTCCGACCCGAGCTGCGTCTTCCAGCTTCTTAAAAAGCATGCGGCCCGCTACAGCCCCGAGATGGTCGAGAAGGTCTGCGGGACGCCGAAGGAGAAGTTCCTTGAAGTCTGTGCGGCCTTTACCGAGACCGCCGATCCCAAAAAAGCCGGCACCATCCTCTATGCCATGGGCTGGACCCAGCATACGGTCGGTACGGAGAATATCCGCGCCTTCGCCATGCTCCAGCTCCTTCTGGGCAATATCGGACGGCCGGGTGGCGGAGTGAACGCCTTGAGGGGCGAGCCCAACGTTCAGGGCTCGACCGATCATGCTTTGCTCTTCGATATCTTGCCGGCCTACTTGGCAGTTCCAAAGGCCGGGGATACCTTCCGGGCTTACGCCGATACTTTTACGGTAGATCGGGCGGTAAAAAATGTCATCCCCGGCTCCATCTCCTGGTGGAGAAACGGCGAGAAGTATATAGTCTCCCTCCTTAAAGAGTGGTGGGGAGATGCGGCGAGCCCAGAGAGCGACTTTTGCTTTGACTGGCTACCCAAGATCGGCAAAGGCTTCATGGGCGGCGGCTACTCCCACATAGCCATGTTTGAGGCGATGTATGCCGGCGAGATCAAGGGGCTTCTCTGCATGGGGCAGAATCCGGCCGTAAGCGGCCCCAATTCCAACATTGAGCGGGCTGCCTTGGATAAGCTGGATTTTATGGTCGACATCAACCTCTTTGAGACCGAGACGAACAGCTTTTGGAAGCGGCCGGGGGCAAATCCCAAAGAGATCCAGACGGAGGTCTGGAGGTTGCCGGCTGCCGATTCAGTCGAAAAGGCGGGCTCAATCAGCAATTCGGGCCGCTGGATCCAATGGCGCGAGAAGTGCGCTGAGCCCCTGGGTGACTGCAAGAGCGATCTTGAGATCGTCGACCTGATCGTAAAAGAGGTCAAAAAACTCTATGCTGAGGAGGGCGGCAAGGCCGCCGAGATAATAACCGGTCTCAATTGGGACTATTCCAGCCCGCAGGGCGAGGTCGATGTGGTCGAGGTGGCGAAGGCTTGCAACGGCTATACTTGGCCCGATAGGACCAAACTGGTCAAAAACTTTACCGCCCTGGCGGCCGACGGTACGACCGCCTGCGGCAACTGGCTCTTCTCGGGGACCTTTGCGCCTGACGGAAAAAATCTCATGGCCAGAAGAACTCCTGAGGCGGAGGGCATCGGAAACAATCTCGAGTGGGCGTTCGCTTGGCCGGTGAACAGGCGGATCGTCTATAACCGTGCCTCTTGCGACCTGGACGGACGGCCCTGGAATCCGGATCTTCCCGAGGTCTGGTGGGATGGCAGCGCCATCGATAAAGAGACGGGCAAGCCAGGCCTCTGGGTCGGCAATGATATTCCCGACTTCGCCAAGACGAAAGCGCCAAGCGCCCTTGGCGGGGATCTGCCGGCTATCATGATGAACGAGGGCTTATTCAAACTCTTTGCTTCCCGCAAGGAAGGTCCCTTCCCAGAGCACTACGAACCGCTTGAGAGCCCGGTTCAAAATGGCATGTCGAAGCAGCAGATCAATCCGGTCATCAAGCTCTGGCATGAAGTCAACAAGGATAACAAGGTAGGCACCGCTTCCGATTACCCCATCATAGCCACCACTTACCGCCTCACCGAACACTGGCAAAGCGGCATCATGACCAGAAACCAACCGTGGCTGAACGACTTGGTGCCGGGGATGTTCGTCGAGATCAGCAAGGAACTTGCCGAAGAGAAGGGGATAAGATCCGGCGATACGGTCGAGGTGGTTAGCGCGCGTGGTTCGGTCCAAGCCTCGGCCATGATCACCGGGCGGATAAAGCCGTATACGATTGATGGCAAACTGATCCACTTGGTGGGACTGCCCTGGTGTTTCGGCTATAGCGGACTCTCAACCGGCGGCCCCAAAAGGATTGACTACGGCGCCAACCAGCTCACTTCCCATGTGGGTGACGCTAATACCATGATCCCCGAGTACAAGGCGTTTCTGGTTGACGTAAGGAAGGTGAGTTAA
- a CDS encoding 4Fe-4S dicluster domain-containing protein, protein MAKAILYDASRCTACRACYVACKQWNVLAAAGVKEIGGDYNALTLDGTTWNLIDFVEKNEPEGFKWLFISQRCMHCAKPSCVNVCAANAIKKDEETGFVLIDQDRCIGCKNCHYACPFWGGVPRIRERLSKEEVDWLGADKIIPGGRRAGVTYKCRGCVDRVKNGLEPACVTTCPTDALQFGEREEILSIAAGRVEFLKDRGETKAQIYSPEGVGGTGTIYLILDDPKVYGLPEAPKISTSDMLTKWLTGLVTAGIFGIVPLWAIFRTAQPQEKEES, encoded by the coding sequence ATGGCCAAAGCGATACTTTACGATGCCTCAAGATGTACAGCCTGCCGCGCCTGTTATGTCGCCTGTAAGCAGTGGAATGTCTTGGCGGCCGCCGGGGTCAAGGAGATCGGCGGCGATTATAACGCCTTGACCCTGGATGGCACGACCTGGAATCTGATAGACTTCGTCGAGAAGAATGAGCCGGAGGGGTTTAAGTGGCTCTTCATAAGCCAGAGGTGTATGCATTGTGCCAAGCCGAGCTGTGTAAATGTCTGCGCCGCCAATGCCATCAAGAAGGATGAGGAGACCGGATTCGTCCTGATAGACCAAGATCGCTGTATCGGCTGCAAGAATTGTCATTATGCCTGCCCTTTCTGGGGAGGGGTCCCTCGCATCAGAGAGAGGCTCTCCAAAGAAGAGGTCGATTGGCTGGGAGCGGATAAGATCATCCCCGGAGGCCGCCGGGCCGGGGTGACCTACAAATGCCGTGGCTGCGTTGACCGGGTCAAGAACGGTCTCGAGCCGGCTTGCGTTACCACCTGTCCCACCGATGCGCTCCAATTCGGAGAAAGAGAGGAGATACTCTCGATCGCCGCCGGGCGAGTTGAGTTCCTTAAAGATCGGGGAGAGACCAAAGCTCAAATATACAGCCCGGAGGGAGTCGGCGGGACGGGAACGATCTATCTTATACTCGATGACCCCAAGGTCTACGGTCTTCCCGAAGCGCCCAAGATCTCAACATCCGACATGCTGACCAAGTGGTTAACAGGCTTGGTTACGGCCGGAATATTTGGCATCGTTCCCTTGTGGGCGATATTTAGGACAGCTCAGCCACAAGAGAAGGAGGAGAGCTAA
- the nrfD gene encoding polysulfide reductase NrfD, whose translation MEMAPTYYWNWLLALEMFSGGMAGAAFFIGAMAEFFGHGRLRRITELGSEMVLPLTALSFLALLLDLPLQRVFFFWRFLIFKPISSMSQGVWLLISFTLVAGVIVPAILLAGGSPVFLYLKKREELGRSLSFLQGKEGLRKFLSFIGMLLGVGVMGYSGVVLADKSVPLWSASIFLPATWVAASFTSGLAAIRLILILRGERGEAAEIAVSKALKISIFGMAAAIVVFLVASGSHAGALLWSGWAILFWIGVVGVGIVAPVFLEATRKEKELTSTILVLIGVFFYRLVILYGG comes from the coding sequence ATGGAAATGGCACCTACCTATTATTGGAACTGGTTGTTGGCTTTGGAGATGTTCTCGGGAGGCATGGCCGGGGCCGCCTTCTTCATTGGAGCCATGGCCGAATTCTTCGGCCATGGCCGGCTTAGGAGGATAACCGAGCTTGGCTCGGAGATGGTCCTGCCCTTGACGGCCCTCTCGTTTTTGGCCCTTCTGCTCGATCTCCCGCTTCAGAGAGTCTTTTTCTTCTGGCGCTTTCTGATCTTTAAGCCGATCTCCTCGATGAGCCAAGGGGTCTGGCTGCTCATCTCCTTCACCCTGGTTGCCGGAGTTATAGTTCCGGCTATCCTCTTGGCTGGGGGCAGCCCGGTCTTCCTTTATTTAAAAAAGAGGGAAGAATTGGGAAGGTCACTCTCGTTCCTTCAAGGGAAAGAGGGCTTAAGGAAGTTTCTCTCGTTCATAGGCATGCTCCTTGGGGTCGGAGTCATGGGATACTCCGGGGTGGTCTTGGCCGACAAGTCTGTCCCCCTCTGGAGCGCCAGCATATTTCTCCCCGCCACTTGGGTGGCTGCCTCCTTCACCAGCGGGCTTGCGGCCATAAGGCTCATCTTGATCCTGCGGGGTGAGCGGGGCGAAGCGGCCGAGATTGCCGTCTCTAAAGCTCTTAAGATTTCGATATTCGGCATGGCCGCCGCTATCGTCGTATTTCTGGTGGCTTCAGGCAGTCATGCCGGCGCTCTTCTGTGGAGCGGTTGGGCCATACTCTTTTGGATAGGGGTGGTCGGTGTCGGAATCGTGGCGCCGGTATTCTTGGAAGCTACCAGAAAAGAGAAGGAACTCACTTCGACCATACTCGTCTTGATCGGGGTATTTTTCTACCGCTTGGTCATCCTCTATGGAGGATAG
- a CDS encoding formate dehydrogenase accessory protein FdhE produces MPIILKLDQKTPSKTDIKEEIDRYKESLSTPQGMLDLFGSIFELQSEYLERIDPLRPELSEEEINASLKRGEPLLPTAPRGEVPPVLFKEMLARLALIIDERIPRKIAGLGRLMGGSGLGIEEVGPFVEKFEAGDDRFFEQLAREWEIEKSVILFMATQLLNPFYDASSQGLRPKINHHNWGREICPVCGGKPFIAKLRREDGLKILCCDACNTQWWIQRIHCAHCGNTESRGFTLFSIEEDQAHQLEVCNECKRYIKLVGEGMAERQPIPRVEDVATIKLDMIAKKKGYLPLVQMPAGQSRLI; encoded by the coding sequence GTGCCGATAATTCTTAAGCTCGACCAGAAGACTCCGTCAAAGACGGATATCAAGGAAGAGATAGATCGCTACAAGGAGAGCCTTTCGACCCCGCAGGGGATGCTCGACCTCTTTGGGTCGATCTTTGAGTTGCAGTCGGAATATTTGGAGAGGATCGATCCCTTGAGGCCCGAGCTATCAGAGGAGGAGATAAACGCCTCCTTGAAGCGGGGGGAGCCCTTGCTTCCGACGGCGCCAAGGGGGGAGGTCCCGCCGGTCTTGTTCAAAGAGATGCTCGCCCGGTTAGCCCTTATCATCGATGAGAGAATCCCCAGGAAGATTGCCGGTCTGGGCAGGCTCATGGGCGGCAGCGGATTGGGAATCGAAGAGGTCGGCCCGTTCGTTGAGAAATTTGAAGCCGGTGACGATCGTTTCTTTGAGCAGTTGGCCAGAGAGTGGGAGATAGAGAAGTCTGTCATTCTCTTCATGGCCACGCAACTCTTAAATCCATTCTATGATGCCTCTTCCCAAGGTCTAAGACCGAAGATCAACCACCATAACTGGGGCAGAGAGATTTGTCCGGTCTGCGGCGGCAAGCCCTTTATCGCGAAATTGAGAAGAGAGGATGGACTCAAGATCTTATGCTGTGATGCCTGCAATACGCAGTGGTGGATTCAGCGGATCCACTGTGCTCACTGCGGCAATACCGAGAGCCGGGGGTTTACCCTATTCTCCATTGAAGAAGACCAAGCTCATCAGCTCGAAGTCTGCAACGAGTGCAAGAGGTATATCAAATTGGTGGGTGAAGGGATGGCCGAGCGCCAACCAATCCCAAGGGTGGAAGATGTTGCCACCATTAAACTCGACATGATCGCCAAAAAGAAGGGGTACCTGCCGCTAGTCCAAATGCCGGCCGGTCAGAGCCGGTTGATATGA
- a CDS encoding molybdenum cofactor guanylyltransferase, with product MKDVASIILTGGKSKRMGSDKCALKLSDKSILAELIDLAGPISSEIILAGGQFEKLAAYEVKTVQDEAAGLGPLSGILAGLKGSNSEHNLVVSCDMPFVNRDLIKEMIGRAAGNDVVVCESPNGLEPLCALYSKACIPHIEAALAKGERKVISFFGEVRVEVIAQGEVAKIDPDFLTFFNINTPLDFERAREIREMKLTGEIE from the coding sequence ATGAAGGATGTTGCATCGATCATCCTTACCGGCGGCAAGAGCAAGAGGATGGGAAGCGACAAGTGCGCCCTTAAGCTCTCCGATAAGAGCATCCTTGCCGAGCTGATCGATCTTGCCGGGCCCATTTCGAGCGAGATCATCCTAGCCGGCGGCCAATTCGAAAAGTTAGCCGCCTATGAGGTCAAAACCGTTCAGGACGAGGCGGCCGGTCTCGGCCCCCTTTCAGGGATTCTGGCCGGTCTCAAGGGTTCAAACTCAGAACATAATCTGGTCGTATCCTGCGACATGCCCTTCGTTAACAGAGATTTGATAAAAGAGATGATCGGGCGGGCGGCCGGAAACGATGTGGTCGTCTGCGAATCGCCCAATGGCCTAGAGCCCCTCTGCGCTCTCTACTCCAAGGCCTGTATTCCTCATATCGAAGCGGCCTTGGCTAAGGGTGAGAGGAAGGTCATCTCCTTCTTTGGTGAGGTCAGAGTCGAAGTCATCGCCCAAGGTGAGGTGGCCAAGATAGATCCCGATTTCTTGACCTTCTTCAACATCAATACCCCGCTCGATTTCGAGCGGGCCAGGGAGATAAGAGAGATGAAGCTTACGGGAGAGATAGAATGA
- the mobB gene encoding molybdopterin-guanine dinucleotide biosynthesis protein B, which produces MKPKVVIVIGKSNSGKTTLIEGLIPELTKKGYRVATVKRARHGFEIDKPGKDSHKHARAGASAVLVVSDDRLALIKELEGEPPLGDLIEAHFEAFDLVIVEGFKEEGYSKILVLRGLEGEEEFLRLSSILALVSDEAKDFGSKRFRSSQAVEVAAFIEKEIIAAK; this is translated from the coding sequence ATGAAGCCCAAGGTGGTCATCGTCATCGGAAAATCTAATAGCGGGAAGACGACGCTGATTGAGGGGCTCATTCCGGAGTTGACCAAGAAGGGATATAGGGTGGCCACGGTGAAAAGGGCGCGGCACGGTTTTGAGATAGATAAACCGGGCAAGGACTCGCACAAACACGCAAGGGCGGGAGCGAGCGCGGTCCTTGTCGTCTCCGATGACCGCTTGGCCCTCATCAAAGAGCTTGAGGGCGAGCCGCCGCTTGGAGATCTGATCGAAGCTCATTTTGAAGCGTTCGACCTGGTGATCGTCGAGGGCTTCAAGGAGGAGGGTTATTCCAAGATACTGGTTTTAAGGGGCCTTGAGGGCGAGGAAGAGTTCTTGAGACTTTCAAGTATCTTAGCTCTGGTCAGCGACGAGGCAAAGGATTTTGGAAGCAAGAGATTTAGAAGCAGCCAGGCTGTAGAGGTAGCAGCCTTCATCGAGAAAGAGATAATAGCAGCTAAATAA
- the tatA gene encoding twin-arginine translocase TatA/TatE family subunit — MGGLGIPELVIILVIVLVIFGPKKLPEIGKALGSGIRELKKGAEGKDEETEVKKENAEGEEKK, encoded by the coding sequence ATCGGCGGGCTTGGCATACCGGAACTTGTAATAATCTTGGTCATAGTCTTGGTCATCTTCGGGCCAAAGAAACTTCCCGAGATCGGCAAGGCCCTTGGCTCGGGCATCCGCGAGCTCAAAAAGGGAGCCGAAGGCAAGGATGAAGAGACCGAGGTTAAGAAGGAAAACGCCGAGGGCGAAGAGAAGAAATAA
- a CDS encoding substrate-binding domain-containing protein, whose translation MKINTPFKKPISAVFVALLMFSTLFGLIGCSPTAKKTEPKGEKLILATTTSTQDSGLLDVLIPMFETDYGYKVKVVAVGSGEAMQLGSNGNADVLLVHAPADEETFMENEFGKDRKAVMHNDYVLLGPAQDPAGIRGMKVADAFKTIMEKKAVFVSRADNSGTHKKELKIWGAMEPLWDNYLESGQGMGDSLTLASNKGAYILADRGTYLAMKGALELGIMVEGEDIMFNPYHVITINPDEFEKVNYQGASDFMNFITHAKTQKFIGEFGVDKFGQPLFYPDAA comes from the coding sequence TTGAAGATTAACACGCCTTTTAAGAAGCCGATTTCGGCTGTTTTTGTAGCTCTACTGATGTTTAGTACGCTATTTGGCCTTATCGGTTGCTCGCCAACCGCTAAAAAGACTGAGCCTAAAGGCGAAAAACTGATCTTGGCCACCACCACCAGTACCCAGGACAGCGGCCTCTTGGACGTTCTCATCCCAATGTTTGAAACCGACTACGGCTATAAGGTCAAAGTGGTGGCCGTCGGATCCGGCGAAGCGATGCAATTGGGGAGCAACGGAAATGCCGACGTTCTGCTGGTCCACGCCCCTGCCGATGAGGAGACTTTCATGGAGAACGAGTTCGGCAAGGACCGTAAGGCCGTTATGCACAATGACTATGTCTTATTGGGCCCAGCACAAGATCCGGCTGGGATTAGGGGAATGAAGGTGGCCGACGCTTTTAAGACCATCATGGAGAAGAAGGCCGTCTTCGTCTCACGGGCCGATAATTCGGGCACCCACAAAAAGGAGCTTAAGATCTGGGGCGCCATGGAGCCCTTGTGGGATAACTATCTTGAGAGCGGTCAAGGCATGGGCGATAGCTTGACTTTGGCCAGCAACAAGGGCGCCTACATATTGGCCGACCGCGGCACCTATCTTGCCATGAAGGGTGCGCTTGAACTGGGCATTATGGTGGAGGGGGAGGATATCATGTTCAATCCTTACCACGTTATTACAATCAACCCGGATGAGTTCGAAAAGGTCAACTATCAGGGGGCATCAGACTTCATGAATTTCATAACCCATGCAAAAACCCAGAAATTCATCGGCGAGTTCGGAGTGGATAAGTTCGGCCAGCCGCTCTTCTATCCGGATGCGGCTTAA